Proteins from a single region of Akkermansiaceae bacterium:
- a CDS encoding VWA domain-containing protein, with the protein MKTTYTYILGALAALALPLHAAEDPKPGDKKPTDPKPESNKVQIAILLDTSSSMDGLIDQAKSQLWKVVNSFTEAKRDGQTPFVEVALYEYGNSGLSVANQYIRLVEPMGRDLDELSRELFSLKTNGGEEYCGAVIQRALSDLNWDLSKNTYKAIFIAGNEPFTQGSVDARQACKDALAKGIVVNTIHCGSREEGMQGSWHDGAAIAEGKFLVIDQDRKIASIPAPQDKEISDLGIELNKTYIGYGRKREEARLKQVAADTDAASETAAAAPVERAISKASKNYDNRSWDLVDAVREKTIDLAKVPAEDLPENMRGMKPEERTAFVEEATKQRAAIQKKIADLGAARDGFIAKERAKQATAGEKTLDEAMVETTREQAGRVGYVFGN; encoded by the coding sequence ATGAAAACGACCTACACCTACATCCTCGGCGCTCTCGCCGCCCTCGCCCTCCCTCTGCACGCTGCGGAAGATCCGAAGCCCGGAGACAAAAAACCGACCGACCCGAAGCCGGAGTCCAACAAGGTCCAGATCGCCATCCTGCTCGATACCTCCAGCAGCATGGACGGCCTGATCGACCAGGCGAAAAGCCAGCTCTGGAAAGTCGTCAACTCCTTCACCGAGGCGAAGCGCGACGGCCAGACACCTTTCGTCGAGGTGGCCCTCTACGAATACGGCAACAGCGGCCTCAGCGTGGCGAACCAATACATCCGCCTCGTTGAACCGATGGGCCGCGACCTGGACGAACTCAGCCGCGAGCTGTTCTCCCTGAAAACGAACGGCGGTGAGGAATACTGCGGCGCGGTGATCCAGCGCGCGCTCTCCGACCTGAACTGGGATCTGTCCAAAAACACCTACAAGGCCATCTTCATCGCTGGCAACGAGCCGTTCACCCAGGGGTCCGTGGATGCCCGCCAGGCCTGCAAGGACGCGCTGGCAAAGGGCATCGTCGTGAACACCATCCACTGCGGCAGCCGGGAGGAAGGCATGCAGGGTTCCTGGCATGACGGCGCGGCCATCGCGGAGGGAAAATTCCTTGTCATCGACCAGGACCGGAAGATTGCCAGCATCCCCGCGCCCCAGGACAAGGAGATCTCCGACCTCGGCATCGAACTGAACAAGACCTACATCGGCTACGGCAGGAAACGTGAGGAGGCGAGGTTGAAGCAGGTCGCCGCGGACACCGACGCCGCCAGCGAGACCGCCGCCGCCGCTCCGGTCGAGCGCGCCATTTCCAAGGCGAGCAAAAACTACGACAACCGTAGCTGGGATCTGGTCGATGCGGTCCGGGAAAAGACGATCGATCTGGCCAAGGTCCCCGCCGAAGACCTGCCGGAAAACATGCGTGGCATGAAGCCGGAAGAACGCACCGCCTTTGTGGAGGAAGCGACGAAGCAACGCGCCGCCATCCAGAAGAAAATCGCCGACCTCGGCGCCGCACGCGATGGATTCATCGCCAAGGAACGCGCGAAGCAGGCCACGGCCGGGGAGAAAACGCTGGATGAGGCGATGGTGGAAACCACCCGTGAACAGGCTGGCCGGGTAGGCTATGTCTTCGGCAACTGA
- a CDS encoding response regulator transcription factor yields MLPDIPILVVEDDPAVRQGIVDVLEYAGYRTLEAPDGHVGMEMALKSNYRLLLLDLVMPGPSGFEILQALKKKRPGQAVIILSARGEENDRVRGLTTGADDYVVKPFSMKELLARVDAVLRRTCERAAPTDERAVPGGTVDFRRRQLAFPDRREDLSDKEAELLRYLLDANGRIVSREEILRQLWGLDPDRTETRTIDMHIMHLRTKLGDKEQAYLKTIRGKGYQLTT; encoded by the coding sequence ATGCTCCCCGACATCCCCATCCTCGTCGTAGAAGACGACCCCGCCGTCCGCCAGGGCATCGTGGATGTGCTGGAGTACGCCGGTTATCGTACTCTGGAGGCACCGGACGGGCATGTCGGGATGGAAATGGCGCTGAAGTCGAACTACCGGCTGCTGTTGCTGGATCTGGTGATGCCCGGCCCGTCCGGCTTCGAGATCCTGCAGGCGCTGAAGAAAAAGCGGCCCGGGCAGGCGGTCATCATCCTCTCCGCACGGGGGGAGGAGAATGACCGCGTGCGCGGCCTGACCACCGGTGCGGATGACTACGTGGTGAAACCGTTCAGCATGAAGGAACTGCTCGCCCGTGTGGACGCCGTGCTGCGGCGCACCTGCGAGCGGGCCGCCCCCACCGATGAACGCGCCGTCCCGGGCGGGACGGTGGACTTCCGCCGCCGCCAGCTCGCCTTTCCGGACCGCAGGGAGGATCTTTCCGACAAGGAGGCGGAACTGCTGCGCTACCTGCTGGACGCCAACGGGAGGATCGTCTCGCGGGAGGAAATCCTGCGCCAGCTCTGGGGGCTGGATCCGGACCGGACGGAAACGCGGACCATCGACATGCACATCATGCACCTCCGGACGAAACTGGGGGACAAGGAGCAGGCGTATCTGAAAACCATCCGCGGCAAGGGCTACCAACTGACCACCTGA